The Saprospiraceae bacterium genome includes the window GTGGCCATATGGAGGGAGGTGGGGGGATTGCTGTGATTGTGATTGGAGTGTAGGAGTCAGTTTTTGAGGAGTCAGTTTTTGAAGGGTCAGGTTGGATAGTGTCAGGTGGGGAGGAGTCAGGTTTTGGGGAAGTCATCAGGTTTGGGTGGGTGGGCGAGCGGAATATGGCTGGCGGCAAGTGGGGTTGGGCTTAAAGCAGGTGGCAATGGGTGCGCTAAGTCAGGGCTACGGCTGACCGTTTAGGGAAGCGGTAGCGGGTTGCGACCTGCTTGCGGGTTTGGACTTGCTGTGGCGATATGGAGTGAGGTGGGGAGGATTGTTATGGATGTGAGGATGGGCTTAGGACTATGGGGTTTTGTTGATTTTGAGGGGGGGGCAGGTTAGGAGGAGTCAGTTTTGAGGGGTCGGGTTGGGAGGGGTCGGGTTTTTGGGAGCGGGGTGAGCGGAATATGGCTGGTGGCAAGTGGGGTTGGGTTAAAGCAGGTGGCAATAGGTGTAGCTAAGCCAGGGCTACGGCTGACCGTTTAGGGAAGCGGTAGCGGAAGTGCGACCTGCTTGCGGGTTGGGACTTGCTGTGGCCATGTGGAGTGAGGCGGGGGCTTGCTATGAATGCTAGGATGGGCTTAGGAATATCGGGTCGGTGTTAGATTTTGAGCGGGCGGGGCGAGCGAAATGTGGCTGGCGGCAAGTGGGGCTGGGTTAAAGTAGGTGGCAAATAGGTGTAGCTAAGCCAGGGCTACGGCTGACCGTTTAGGGAAGCGGTAGCGGGTTGCGACCTGCTTGCGGGTTGGGACTTGCTGTGGGCATATGGAGTGAGGTGGGGGCTTGTTAGATTTTGAGGGGTTAAACCAGTGTTTAGAAGCTAGGATTTCCGGTTTTGCAGATGAGGAAGGTTTTCAGAAGTTTCGAAAAATGGTTAGAAGCAGAAAAAATGGCACTTTGTTTTTTGAAACGAGAATCTGGCACTATCTTTAATCGAATGGTTTTTATCAGTTGGGCATAGAGGGCAAGTTTCAAGAAACGGTGGATTTGTAGAAACCGTTTTGGTATACCCAAAGAAGATTTAAGCGCAATAGGATTTTATTACTCTACCCTACTAAAAATCAGGTAGAGGTAAATTATTAGGATTGATCTGCATCCAACGCAAAAATCGGATGACCAGATCAAGGAACAATTGAAAATTTCGTTTCCAAACTCTCCGTAGCCCCTCGCGAACAATATCGATTCCCCGGCGCGAGAAGCTGTTTTCCTTGTAGCCGTGATTTTTTATCGCAATAGCTTTCCGGCGCAGATGTTGATGAAGTCCGACATTAGCTACCACTGCATAAGCGATGCAGACCAAGGCTACCAGTTTTTTAAGTTTCTCCAGGTCTCTGAGATGGGTAGACTCCAAATCAAAGCCTCGCTTCTTCACATTTTGAAAGAAGCCTTCGATTCGCCATCGTTTCTTGTATAGTTGGGCCAGGTAATCTACTTTGGCCGTGCCAAATAGAAACAGCAAATCACCGTCTTTAAGGACTTTGCCATACACATTGCCCCAGATGCCATCTACCCTACAACCACTCAGCCGTACTGTTTTGCGGTCTTGGAGTAGTTGCTCAATCGTATAAACATGTTCATTGAGCCCTAGCTGACGAGTGATTTTATGATGCCTCGGTACCCTAACGCAAAACCGAATACCTTGATCTTTCAGGAATTTCAGCCAACGATGTCCGATAAACTCCCGGTCGCCAAGGAATAAGCCAATGCGTTTACCTAATAGCCGGATACATTTTTTGAGCAGATCGATTCGATCACTCGTATTGGAGTTGCCGCTATTATTGTCCAGCATCTCCCAATACAAGGGAATACTAATATGCCGGCAACGCACCACAATCATCAGGATATTGACCTGGCATTTGCCAAAGTCCCATTCTGTTCGATCAATACATAAGGTTACTTTCCCTCTTTTGGGTAAGAACATCGCTAACAATAGGGCTACCTGTTCGTAGTCTAGGGACACCTCTCGGAAGAAATCTTGTATCCTGACTTCATTAGAAGAGGCTTTGACCTCGTCATTAAGGGCTTGGGCTACCTCACAAAACTGTACCGATCGGGTTTTGATCATCGCCAAAACAAAAAGTACGATGAATTTTTTGCGAGCCAGATTCTTTACCATTGGCACTTTGTCCAGAATCGCCGTAACTTCGGCGCAGCAATATTGCTTCATAAGGAAGTTAGTCGTTTTTGAGTGTGGTAACCCAAATATGACGCTTCCTTATGATTTTTTCACCCCCACTAACTTTTTAGTAGGGTAGAGTAGGTGTCCGGTCTGAGTGTAGTGTTTGAGACTTTGTTTCATAAAGTCGAAGAAAGAAATTTTTCTTAGTTTGCAAGTGGTGTACAGGGATAAAAGAGTAGCATAAGCTTGAGCTCCTTGTGGGGATTTGCTACCAAAAGAGACTTTTCTTTTTAGCACTCCAATGCGAATCAGGTATTCCCCATAGTTATTATGGCAGGGCACTTTAGGGTGTTTAATAAAGGTCAAAATGCGAGGTTTTTGATGGTTGACTTTTTTGATGATTTGCTTCAAAATATCATTGGGATTGGCCCAATTCAATAAATCATCGAGCCTCAGATGCAGTTTTGCCAGTCTGCGCTCAAAGATCTGTTGTCCTAATTGCTGCCTTTGGGTTTGAAGCCGCTCCCCATCCCTTAATATTCTTCTAAATTTAATATAAAACTTAAAGACACTTCGCAGCTTTGGAAATGCAACATATAACTTCCTGATTTTTCTCAGCAAGTGGGCCATGCAACTTTGTTGATCGCAAATCAAAGACAGATATGCCCCCAACCATCTACCACCAAGACCCCCATAAAAAATTCTCCTAATATTCGACGAACCACGTCTTTGCCTCTTGACTTATCTATGGTGTAAATAGCCGAGTCATCTGTACCAAAAACCATAACCACCAATTTTTCCCTTGCACCCGCCAGCCGGTTTCATCAGCATGTAAAATCTTAGCCTGCTTGACATCTTCCAGGATTTCATCATACACCTCCTGCATGATCCGGGCTACTCTGATTACCTGAGCACAAAGACCAGAGGTACTCATCTGTTGACCAAAAATGCTACTGAAATAAGTCGATATTCTGGTAAAGGGCAAGCATAAACTGATCCAGAGGTAAATCAGGTGTACGGTTGTGTTCAGACCTATATCTGATTTGGGTAAGGCCAAATCTGTGCTCGCTGTACTTACCTTTTGACACTTTGAACAGTATTTCTTCTCTTGCAATACTTGGATTACTGCTACTTCCAGCGGCAATTCCGGTATATCTACTATGATTCTGCTCCTACTGCTCGAGAAGGGCGCCACTCCGCTTAAATCCTCCCCACAATTATCGCACTGTTCTACATTAGCCCTTTCCTCTCTCGTTACGGCTTTGGCTTTGGCTTGATTTTCAGCGCCTTTTCTCCCTTTTTTACCCCTTCTTTTCTTTTTCCCTTTTCCATCGTTGCCAACTCCCTTTTCTTCCCACACTGCTTGCTTGGAACTGGGTTTATTACTCTGCTTATTGACCGATTCAACTTTGGACTTCAAGGCCTGGGCTTCTAAAGCTTGGATTTGTGCTCGCAAGGACGCATTCTCTTCTGCTATAGCCTTATAGCTCTTTCGCAATTGATCTATCAGCTCTACCAACTTATTCTTTGGCAAACCCCTAAAAAAGGACAAGGTAGCTGATATGATAGATCCTATACTCATCGATTCTTTGATATTGCTTTTACTTCAAAAGCCATCTGACTTCTCACAAGTTTATCAACATTTTTCCAATATTCTTACCTCTGAACTCTTTTTTTAAATCAATTCATTTCCTCACAATTCTTTTCTCCTTTTTTCGTAACTTCATCCTGTCTCTGAAATCAGTTTGAACTTACAATAAAAAATATTAGCTACGCAATTCCATGTACTTTACTAAAACATATATCATTTTACTGCTAATTTCATTCTGCTTTTCATGCAAAGATTCCTGGAGGCAGTCTGGGGAACTTAAGGGGCTGAAAAACTTTGATCTTAACAAAAAATACATAGTTAGTGATGCTGGAGATACTATTCCAACAAATTTATCTATTCCCTTTTCTGGAAGAGTAGTAGATTTAGATAGTTTTGAGAAACCCCAATGGGTACCTCTACGAAATGAACCCAAAACTATTCCTGTAAAAAAGAATATTCACCCGATTATTGATCCTCCCTCCTTTGTTGTACCTAAAAATATAAAAGAAATCTCTATAGATCAAAATAGTAAATTGAAGCAGATCTTGGCCCAAGGAACTAAAGTGCAAATGTTACAACCTAAGAGTATCATTGCTGAAAGGCCAAAAATGAAAGATCATGCAAAGCGAAGTATTGTATATTTTGATAAAGACTCAGGTTTGCCAAGTTATCGTATATTCAATATTCTTCAGGACCGTCGAGGAGATTTATGGATCGGAACTCTTGAGGGAGTGAGCCGCTTTGATGGCCACAGTTTTACCAATTTTACTACTAAACAGGGTTTGAGTGATAATAATGTTTATACTCTTTTTGAGGATAGTAAAGGTATTTTATGGTTTGGTACTACTAACGGAGGCCTTACTCGATATGATGGTCAAGAGTTTACACATTTTACAACAAGAGGAGGATTAAGCGATAATTACGTGACCTCAATTACGGAGGATAGCAATGGTAATTTATGGATTGGAACTATCTTTGGAGGACTCACACGATATGATGGCATAAATTTTTCACAATATTCAGAACATGAAGGTTTAAGCCATTTTGCAGTGCATGCTATTCTAGAAGATAGTAGAGGGGATCTATGGATTGGGACGTTGCAAGGAGGCCTTAATCGTTTTGACGGAGAAAGTTTTACTCATTATACTATTGATAATGGATTAAGTAACAATACAGTTACTTCTCTCTTGGAAGATCGAATCGGTAACTTGTGGATTGGAACCTTTGGTGGAGGTCTAAACAGATTATCTGGTGATTCACTGATTCATTTTACAACTAAAGAAGGCTTAAGTAGTAATAATATAAGTTCAATTGAAGAAGATTCTAATGGCAATCTATGGATAGGAACCGTTGGAGGTGGAGTAAATCGCTTTGATGGAAAAGACTTCACTCATATAAGTATAGATCAAGGCCTTAGCCATGCAAACGTTCTTGCGCTAGAGTTTGATCAAGCAGGAAATCTTTGGGTAGGAACAGAGAGTGGAGGGCTTAACAAATTTCTATCAATTGAATTTACTCATCTTGAACTTGAAGAAGGCTCCTCAGGGTCAGATATAAGTTTCATTTTAGAAGATAATGATGCGAATATCTGGTGGGGGTCCTCACGAAATGGCGTTTATAGATACAACGAAAAGGAGCTAGCCATTTTCAGCACCAACCAAGGCTTTGCCACTAGTTCGTTTCTTTGCATGATTGAAGGTAATAATAACGATTTATGGTTTGGTATGTCGGACGGCGGATTAGCCCAATTTAATGGGGAGAATCTTAAAATAATAAATACTGATCATGGGTTAAATAGTAATGGCCCCACAGCTCTACTTCAAGATCGAAATGGAGACTTATGGTACGGTACTTTCGATAATGGAGTAGCAAGGTATGATGGAGAAAATATGATATACTATACTACGGCTGAAGGGTTAACAAATAGATATGTCCAATTACTTTATGAAGATAATCAAGGAAATATATGGATTAGTATGACAAGAGCATTATGCAGATTCGATGGCAAAAATCTGATATACTTTTCAACTGCAGAAGGATTGGGGGATAACCAAGTTTATGCTATGATTGAAGATAAATATGGAATATTATGGTTCGGCACAGGTGGTGGTCTAACTCGTGCAATACCATCGGAGGAAATGGATAGATATTATGAATTCAAAAATTACCGGATTTCGGAATCATTAGCAGATAATGCTATTGGAGCGATAGAATTAGACCAAGATGAAAATGTTTGGATGGCCACTAGTTCAGGGATTACTCAGGCCATTCGTGATCCTAATATATCAAATAGGCAGTCTACTGAAAATTTAAAGTTTGTACGATTTACTCAAGAAGATGGACTGAAAAGAACAGACTTCTATACCGTTTTAAGAGATTCAAGGAATAGAATGTGGTGGGGATCAGATGGCGGATTAACTATGATGGACATGAAATCTTATAAGAACTCCAGTAGGCCTCCAGCTATAAGTTTGAGAAATATAGAAATAAACCAAACTGAGATTGATTTTCGATATTCAACCGTAATCTCTGGAATAGATTCTATTCCATTTGAAATAGACCTGTCTTTGGATTATGATTCAGTTTCTCTCTTTTATAACTACCCAATCAATTTGTCCTTACCTTATCAGTTGAATCACCTGACTTTCCATTTTACTGCTATTGAATGGGCTGGACCTCATAAGATTAGGTATCAATATATAATGGAAGGGCTTGATAAAGACTGGAGTGGCTTGCAAACCGAACCTTTCGCAGACTATCGAAACCTACCACCAGGTAAATTTACATTTAAAATAAAAGCTATTGGTGTTGCTCAAACCTGGAGTGACATTTTTTCCTATACTTTCAGAATTCGTCCACCATGGTGGTTTAGTTGGTGGGCTTACCTTTTATATAGCTTACTTGCCATTTTCCTTGCGTATCAGATTTTTCAATTTTTATTAAACCGACAATTAGCCTTAGCTGAAAACCAACAATTGAAAGAACTTAATACAGTTAAAACGAAGCTATATACCAACATTACCCACGAGTTTCGTACTCCTCTAACTATTATTCAAGGGGTAAATGATCAAATTAGGAAAAAAGCTGAGCGATCGAATGATAAGGAGACATTTGACAATACTGCGATTGTTAAGCGTAATAGTATACAATTGCTCAATCTTGTTAATCAAATGTTAGAATTAAGAAAGTTGGAGGCAGGCGCTCTATCTGTTAATTTAATTCAAGATGACATCCTTAGATACCTTTCCTATATCGTGGAATCTTTTCATTCCTATGCTCAGTCCAAGGAAATCCGAATACACTTTCTGACAGAACAAGATAAGATTTTAATGGATTATGATCCAGACAAGATTCTGGCAATTGTTTCAAATCTCATGTCAAATGCCGTTAAATTCACAGGTGAAGGGGGAGATATTTATGTATCAGTAGACCAGAAAACTTGGGAAAACTTCGAACAAGAGTCTTTAGTAATAAAGATTCGTGATACAGGAATAGGTATTCCAGCTGAAAAGCTACCTCATATTTTTGATCGATTTTACCAAGTTGATGATGAAGCTACTCGTAAAGCAGAAGGTACAGGAATTGGACTAACGCTGACGAAAGAGCTAGTTAGGTTGGTGAATGGAGAGATAAAGGTAGAAAGTACAGTAGGGGAAAGTACTACATTTTTTGTTGTTTTACCGATCAATAGATCCACGAAATTAGCAGAAGATGGAGACAGATTGATTATAAAGGAAAAGGCCAATGCCTTTATTCCGTCAATAGCAAAGGACACTGATGTAATAATATTCAAAGAGGAAGACATTGAATTGCCATTGGTACTATTGGTTGAAGATAACAAGGATGTTCAAGCATTCCTTCAGACTTGTTTGAGGGATCGATATGAATTTATCGTGGCTTTTAATGGCCAACAAGGAATTGATCTTGCTTTGGACCGAGTTCCAGATCTGATAATCAGTGATGTAATGATGCCCGAAAAAGATGGGTTTGAACTTACGGAAACGTTAAAAAGTAATTTTCTGACAAGCCATATCCCGATTATCTTGCTAACGGCAAAAGCAGATATACAATCACGAATTGAAGGAATAAAGCATGGAGCAGATGTTTATTTAAATAAACCCTTCAATAAAGAAGAGCTTTTGGCTTGGTCCCAAAAGCTAATCGAATTGCGAAAGATCCTTCAAGAAAGATATAGTGGGTTAAAAACTCTAATCCCAGTAGAAAACAAAGTAATTCAGCGAGAAGATGAATTCATACAGAAATTTACACGAATTGTTGAAGAACACATGGCTGATCCAGGTTTCGATATAACTTTTCTTGAGAAAAAGCTTAGGTTGTCTCGTACTCAAATTCATCGGAAGCTAAAGGCTTTGACTGATTGTGCAACATCGGAAAACATAAATCTTATCCGGCTCCGAAACGCGAAACAGCTTCTAAATTCTACAGAACTAAATATCTCAGAAATAGCCTATGAGGTAGGATTTAGTGATCCAGCATACTTCACAAAGCTCTTCACTAAAGCGTATGGTTATCCACCTAGTGAAGAAAGGAGGAGGAAGAAGTGAAAAGCCCTCCTCTTCTAACCAAAAACGGATGTATTGCACTCTTCTTAGTTACTCTCCAAAGAATCGATAATAAGTCTCTCTAAATTTTTTGGGAAGCTTACACTGTTTATGCAATAAATGCAACGATTAAGTTTTTGATTATTAGTTAATTATCCTATATTTTCCCTGTTCTTGTGCAACAATATTCCAAGAATTCCTAATCCTAGGTGCAACAATATTCGAGGGATTTATCAAAATTTTCCAAGAGGTCAAGCTCCTATTACCCCCACCTTTGTGATGTCAGAACTAGTTCCGTAATCCGCTATCTGATTTCTTTGAATTCTTATAGAACGCTCAAGTTTTCGGGTATGCAGTTAAAACATGGCTACATTCCATTTGTAGCTAATTTAATAACCATTTAGAAAATTTTAAAAGATGAAAAATTCAATGTTTAAAGCCACAATAATTATGATCGTGGTGATTTTAACTGGTCAATTTGTAATAGCTCAAGATCAAACTGTACAACTATTCAGTAGGCCATATTATAAAGGAGAGGGCATTAAATTGAAGCAAGGCGTTTATCGAAAGTCCGAATTAAAAAATCTGAAATATTTAGTTTCTGCCAAAATCCCAGAGGGTTTGATGATTGCTGTTCACCCTGAAGATAATTTCAATGGTAAAGGAATTGTTGTTAGAGCTGACATGACAAACGTTCCACAATTTCCTTTTAAAGTTGGTTCAGTTCGAGTGATTAATGTAGTTGATTACGCAGTAAGATCAGCGCTTAATGGAGGTGGTGGAACTCGAATTCGAGTATGTGGTGATTACTTTTATATTAAAGGTATCACAAGCAAACATGTAGAAGGCTCAAAAGTAAAACTGGAAGGGCGTATTGAACACCATTTGACGTGGCGCTTTGATGACAAGATCTATTATCAAGTTGAACTTAATAACAACGAAATTACAGATCTTAAGTTAAAATTTGAGGCAGGAGGTTTATCCAAGATTGCAGGTCCTGTTTTAGGGTATATTGCCAAAATAATCCCGGGGGGAGTTATCACTGGTGGTATGCTCGGAGATGTATATGAAACATTGGGTAATCATCTTGATGCTGGCTGGAAACGTGCTTCGGGGACTTTGATTTCAGCAATGGCTATTCAAATATCTGAGGAAATGATAGGAACGTCGGCCAGTTCTCAGGCAATAAAGAGATCTCAGAAACCGAACTCAAATGTGGTTAATAAAATACCAAACCAAAGACCTTCTGTCTGGATACTGAATGGTAAAGACAGGCAGGAAGTAGAAAATGATCCTTCAAAAAAACTCAAAGTACCACCCCGCAGCAGAAATAAAAATCAGCAATAACAAATAGGTATACATGAGGTCATTCCGAATTTATTTACGAAGGTAATTACTTTGATTTTTGGGGTGTAGAGAGGTATTGGAGAGGTAAAGTTAGTTGAGAGAGTCTACATTTGGCTCCCCAGCACCTCTAAAGGTCAATTATTTCTAAGTGTTAACAAACTTTCTGAGTATAACCTACAAAATTCGGGATGAACTCATGGAATGCCAAATCTCAACTCGTATTTCCAAAAACAATTTCGTGATGAAAACAATTTGCATTTTAATCAATATTATAGGTTTTGTAGTTAATCTAGATGCCCAGTTGGAGAAGCAAGTAGATTGGTTTTTTGGATTAGATCAGGCAGGCATCCAAATTAAATGGAAACTTCCAATGGAGGAGTTGGTCTATACTGAGGATGGATGGTCTAAAGTTGAACTAACCATTCAAACAGAGACACCTAAATCCGAATTGATCTTTCGACTTCTGAATAACGGTGGGGTGCTTCAACAAGGACAAAAGGCCGATGTGGTTCCCAAATATCAGGATGTCAACTTGATTACTTTTCAAAATAGCATTTGGCTACCATATGAATCAAATGAATTGGTCCTTCAAGTACTAGATAAAAATAAAAATGTCCTAAAGTCTTCATCCCCAAAGACTTTTATTAAAGGTGCTTTGAAGACAAATGAGGATAAACGTCCTAATTTGTACCTTTTGGCGATCGGTGTTCCATTTATTGATCTTAAGTATACCATCGAAGATGCCAAAGACTTTGTTGGTATTTTCAACACACAGGGAGGAATTCAACCTGATAAGCTTTATAAGGAAGTTCATTCTAAACTAGTGATTGGTAGTGCAGCAAATGCCTATAATATTTCCAAGTCAATCCTTAATCTTCAAGAAATGTATTATGAAGGTAGAATTCAAAAGAATGATGTAGTAATGTTGTTCATATCTTCTCATGGCGGCTTTGATGCAAATGGGGAATTGATTATTAAAGGATATGGGTACAATCCAGAGAACTCGAAATCAGGCATTGAGTATAAGCAAATTCTAAATTGGCTAGTTCCTATTCAAGCACAAAAGATAATTTTCCTTGATGCATGTCATAGTGGAGGTATTAGTCAATTTTTCACCGAATTGAGTCAGAATAAGGGCATCACTATTGTAGCCTCCTGTAAAGCAGAGCAATTGGCCTTTGAAGACGATCAATGGAAAAACGGCGCATTTACTGAAGGTATTCATCGAGGACTGGCTGGAATGCAAGCGGTGGAGAAAGGTAAGCCAGGGATTACAGTTGGAGGGTTGGTCAATTTTCTTAGCCGAGAGGTTCCATCTATAGTGCAAGAAACGAAAGACAAGAGCAGAAAAATCCTTTTTAGCCAAACTCCGGTCTTGATTAGCAATAAAGACGCAAATATTGTGATCTACCGAGTTGGCCAAAAATAATAAAACCTATGCAATGAGAACAATATATTTTGTCGCTATAACAATATGTTTTCTGATTAATTTTGCCAGCCTTAGCGCACAACAAGGTAATGTCGCCATTACAGATTTTCATCCAGATTTTGAGCACAAATCTGTAGTTGTGGAATACACTATATTTCCAATCGGGCAATATCGTCAATTTAACGTTAATTTGGTTGGCACTTTAAATGGCAAAAAGCTTGACATACGCAGTTTTGCTGTAAATAGTAATCGAAATGTAAAGGCTGGAAAAAAAAATTTGATTTGGTATCCGCAAAAAGATGGTTATACAACGATCAAGGGGATACTACAATTGTCTATCGTATGTTCTAATCCACTAGATTGGGATATGGACGGAATACCCAACAATAGTGATCCAAGACCCTACAGCGAAGATTCATATCGGACACTTATCCGACTCCCCTTGCTAATGAAATGGAAAATTGGGTCTGGCTTTACTATTGGGTCTGGACTGATCGTTCTTGGAGGCACTGAAATGTGGAAGGCGAGTAGAGGAAAAGCTTACCAATTATTTAAGAACTATACTAATCCCATTGATCCGGTATTCCCAGAAAATGGGTTTAAGGATAGACAGGCAGCCTACGAACAGGGAAATCAAAAATACAAAGATGGGCAATATGTACTGTATTCAGGAATAGGAATCTTATTAACTTCAGTTGTGGTATGGCTGGATCAAAAAGAAAAGTCTAAGAAGAAAGCTGAAGAACTTCTGAAGAATTTCGAAATCAGGCCATACACTAGCTCTTCAATCGATATGCCTCTAGGTGTTCAATTAATTCATAAATTTTAAATCCTAAAGAAATGAGAACTTTATTATTTCCAAAAGTACTTTTTCTAGTAATGAGTTTAATATTTATTGACTCAGTTAAAGCAATTTCACAATCGAGAACCAATCCGTTGGAGATTGTATTGAACTCAGATTTTATAGAGAGCTTTGATGCCCTTAGGAAACAAGCTGAAGAGATGGTATCAGAGGTCAAAATGGTAGAACAATATAGTGCTGAAGAAATGGAGGACCTGATGGTCTCCTACAATCTCACAGCTCAGTATTTCAATGAAGTTTTATACAATGTGAAAGATATTCTGTTAAGCAGAGATCGCAGAAAATACTTCTTTGGTAACAATGGCAAACATGTTGCGGACTTTCATAAGGTAGTAGAAGCTGATCTAATACGAGCGGAGCGGTATTTTCAAAATGAATTTAGGAAGAAGTACTTAAATTTGGTGTCAAATGATATGACTGTTGATCTTTTTGTAAGGGAACTCTGGACGATTTTAGAGAACACCCTTCCTATAGTAATTAATCTATTTTACCAGATACAAGAAAATCTGAATGAAAATAGTAAACAAGTTCTTGACAAAGAGCTTATTGAAAAGCATAGGTTTAAGGTATGGGAAGAGCTCTAGAATAAATTGAATCAGTCCTTTAACCATATACTAATAACATCTAGGAAAGAAGGGCAAGGAGGCTCCAATTGTTTGATTGGAGCTTCAATTTCCTTCCTTGGATTTGTTAAGTGAATTCAGAGAGTGGTAAGTTCCAGGACAAATTAAATCACATATTATCTTGAGCGGCTTTCCGTTCTATGCATCGTTAAAAAGCCTCATCGATGCCCCGCATCGCCTGCGTTTTTTGCCTTGCCTAGAACAAAAAACCATCTCAATATAATGGTAACATAATTTTGTCCAGGAACTTATTTCGAGCATTATTTTCTAACCTCTTAAACCTCCAATCGATGCGTATTTTCTTTTTTATAATTTTTTTTCTATTATCATTTTTGTTGCAAGGTCAAAATTTACGGACTATGGGATTGGTTTTTGATGATTCTACCTATTACCAAATCCCAAAGAAACGGAATTTACCAATTGGTACTAAGTCCTACAAAAGTGACATTTCTACCGTTACAAAAATTGACTTAAAACCATATTGTCCATTGCCTGGTGATCAGGGGGAATTTGGCTCTTGTGTTGGCTGGGCCGCAGGATACGCCGCTTTGACAATTTCAGATATTCTGGCATCGGATTCAATACTTACAGTAGATCAAATAACAAGGAGAGCTTACTCTCCTTTATTCCTTTATAACCAAGCGAAGATTAGTGATTCTATTTGCAATTCCGGGGCAAGAATTATTGAAGTCCTTGAATTAATGAAAGAAAAAGGGAGTGTCCTTTTCGACCAGTTTGATATTAATAATCCCGATTGTCAAGTTTTACCCCAAAAAGGGCATTATCGCTTTGCAAAAGAACATAGAATTTCTAAATACTATAAGGTTTTTGATCTGGAAGAGCAGAATATAAATAAAGTCAATGCTACAAAGTTAAGCTTAATTGAGAGAAAGCCAGTAATAGTTGGATTGGAGTTACCAGCAAGTTTTCTTCAGATTAAATTTGGTGACAAGTTCTGGTATCCTTCTATCGGAGATTCTTCCTATATCATAGGTGGACATGCAATGGTTGTTATCGGGTATGACGACGAAAAAAGAGCTTTTGAAGTAATTAATAGCTGGGGGC containing:
- a CDS encoding caspase family protein → MKTICILINIIGFVVNLDAQLEKQVDWFFGLDQAGIQIKWKLPMEELVYTEDGWSKVELTIQTETPKSELIFRLLNNGGVLQQGQKADVVPKYQDVNLITFQNSIWLPYESNELVLQVLDKNKNVLKSSSPKTFIKGALKTNEDKRPNLYLLAIGVPFIDLKYTIEDAKDFVGIFNTQGGIQPDKLYKEVHSKLVIGSAANAYNISKSILNLQEMYYEGRIQKNDVVMLFISSHGGFDANGELIIKGYGYNPENSKSGIEYKQILNWLVPIQAQKIIFLDACHSGGISQFFTELSQNKGITIVASCKAEQLAFEDDQWKNGAFTEGIHRGLAGMQAVEKGKPGITVGGLVNFLSREVPSIVQETKDKSRKILFSQTPVLISNKDANIVIYRVGQK
- a CDS encoding C1 family peptidase — encoded protein: MRIFFFIIFFLLSFLLQGQNLRTMGLVFDDSTYYQIPKKRNLPIGTKSYKSDISTVTKIDLKPYCPLPGDQGEFGSCVGWAAGYAALTISDILASDSILTVDQITRRAYSPLFLYNQAKISDSICNSGARIIEVLELMKEKGSVLFDQFDINNPDCQVLPQKGHYRFAKEHRISKYYKVFDLEEQNINKVNATKLSLIERKPVIVGLELPASFLQIKFGDKFWYPSIGDSSYIIGGHAMVVIGYDDEKRAFEVINSWGPYWGNNGFIWIRYHDFARYCKYGFQLILDKKNTTREPEKSGFDFFDVTRSIIKPTELITFWNGIFYEFKHSIPLGSKLQISAKEVPAGSYIYVLNIEPTGQVSLLYPRMQRGGFIPTDFTKLAIPGEDFLVQFNKPGLETICFLQGRYPILDIQAKLEQLNKREVIAPWSQILNVFDDRLVMLKNIRYTKNKIEAFGYLQEFDLLPFLVQIEVK